The genomic DNA TGCTGACTTTCCCCTGCCTGTCTCACCCACTCCAGAATTTAATTTTGTACTGGCCTTCTGATGAGCATGCACAGAGTGCTCCAAATTCAGAGTTGCTCTGCGAcagttcagctcccattgacttgagtacAGTTGCACTTGTTTTGCTAGGTTTGGATCTGGCCATATGTGTCTCAGCAGACTCTTGATAGAAGTGGATGTTTGCCCTGTGGGCTGTCTCTTGCTGCATCTTATAGACCCAGCGCAGAGGCTGTACAGTGATTCTGTCTGCAAACGTACGTGACTTGTGTCAGCTGTGGGCAAGGTCAGCGTAAAGTAGAATTTTGAAGTggacaaatgtatttttaaaatgaaaattggcTAATGgagctattttaattttttaaaacctgtGGAACAATAGTGAGAGGGATTTCTCTTAAGATGAGCTGGTGGTCAGCTGGTACTCTGAAGCCTGCATCTTAATAGGCACAGATTCAAGCCACAAAGGCTATCAGGTTGAAATATCATGCCCTGAGATGGGCTGGAGGCTCTGTCACTTGTGAGTCTCACAGTAGAGGAGACCTCTGAGCAAACAAGCCCTTTGGTCTATTCCCAGACCGTGGTCTCCAGCACTGCTGCAGATTGAGAGTCCTTGAGCTGTGTCTAGCTCATGAGTATGGCACACAGGCCCTGTGAACCAACAGAAAGGTCTGGTTGTGTGTTGAACTTGGAGTTGAAGACCCAGTTACCTTTTAAACACCTGTGGGCATCAGATTTCCATGGaatagatgtggggaccagccTTAGCCGTTTGGTACTGTTGGTATCAGAGAAGGTAAAAAAGGAGAAGTTCCAGTAGCTGTTATAGCCCAGTGGGGACAGGCTATTGTCGGATTGTTCCCTATGTTCTCTAATCCAGTCCAGTTCTTGCCTCAAGGTCTGAGGCTTCCATTTACTTCCCTTGGGCAACCCCTTCCTGATGCTCctgcagaatgaaatattttacgACCAGAGCACTGAGTTTTTTGGGAGGAGTTGGAACAGAATGCGAGTCTTTATGAGGTGACCTCTCTAAACTATCTGCAGAATGGAAGAGCTGGTGCTCCCAATAATCAAGGGAAGCTTCTCCGTAGAGACAGCTGGTCAGTCTAAACCTACCTTCTCTCAATTTCTTCCCATTACCCCTACTTATACCATTCCTTCCAGTCTAACCAATTCTGACCCCCTGGATGTTTCAAGTCCTAAGAGAAATGTCTACCAATCCCAGTGAAGATTCAAGCCAGACTggcttttttttctccccacccttctTTAAAAACATCTTAAGTCAAGGACAAGCATCCCTACAAATAAGGTAAACAGCTTTAATTTTATAACATTTCCAAGCGCTAGATGTAACgccaaaaataaaacagaaaaactcCTTTGAATCGGCCCTCCCTCCTTTATAGCACATTGGCCTCTGAATTTTTCTCAAGGGAGGTGTGTTCTGCATTGTCAACCCAAGGTCACTTTGTTTGAACGGGAGATGCAGTCCTCCCCTTACATAAGTGTTTCGAGGGATGCACTCGAGTAACTCTAGCCTCGGAGTTTAGCGCTGCTCAGAGCTGGAACATGAGGCCCGTGCTTGGAGCGGCTTTGCtgtgcctgctgctgctcctcccctcGGCTGCTCTGCCTAGAGAAGGAGGTGTTGGGGGAGGACTTTCACCTGTGGAAGACCTGGAAATAACCTTTTCAAAGGAGTTGGGACTTggagaggagcagagagaaaaggaagacGAGCACGTATATGAAGGAGCAGAACCCAACTTAATGGCATTAACGTCCAAGGCCACAGCTGCTACTCATCTTCTGAAGAGTGACAAGCCAGGAGATGATGCCAAAGGAGCAAAATGCCGTCAGCTCATCCCTGAGGAGGCAGTTTTCCCAGTTCTAGGGTCAGATTCCAGCCTGCCCCCTTGGCCCATGGGTGGGCTGGAAGGGCCAGTGTGCATGGTGAAAATGGGCAGGAGGCACGGCTTGGGACAGAGTCACTTGGAAGTCGTGGGGGTCCTTACCAGCTACGAAAGTGATTTCCTCAAGGTGGTGAGACGTTCAAGCTGGGATCAAGGCCAGTTGGAGACCTTTGGGATCTGTCCTGCTGAGGAGACCCATTCTGCTCTCCTGTCTCTGAAACACATCAGTGCTCACTTGGCTGACCCAGGGGAGAACAGGTTCCTTGTGCTGCATCTTGAAGAAGGTATGTGCTAAGAGAACCCTGAACTGACCGAcgggttgagagagatgctcagataccatgttGATAAGTGTGGTATTACCCTGCAAATATTGCTTTGCACACGAAAGAGGGAGGTTGGTAGAGGatgaagtgggggagggaaagagagttCCTCTCTGAGTAGAAATGACCTAATCAGtatacagagtagcagccgtgttagtctgtattcgcaaaaagaaaaggagtacttgtggcaactttgagactatgctaaaataaatttgttagtctctaaggtgccacaagtactccttttctttttgctaatttgtATAATAAACTTCCCATTTGTCTTTAGCCACCATCTGAATTGTGGTGATCACCACGAGTGTGTCCCCATCCCTAACAACCTCCTATCCTCTGCTGTGACTTCCAGTGTTGCTGGGTTAATGGACTCCACCACTGTGCTTGTTCCTGGCCTTCAAGGGCTGTCTCACTGGTTCCTCCAATATTTACGGTAAAATCCAAAGGATCAGTTTAGACCATGTTCTCTTATTGGagaaaagagggggagagaggataTGTTCCTAAAGGTGGCAACAATGTTCTTGCCTGCTCTTAGCAGTGACCCAGTTCATAGAAGCTCTTCATACCCCAGCGGTGGACCGGGCATAAAATCTTAGAGAGAGCCGATTGCTGAGAACAATTCACTCTTGTTCTTTCCTCAGTAGTGTCGATCTCCTGTGTAATGTCTCCAATCCCGTTCTTGAAGCATATCTCAGTCCTTGCTGCCAGGGtgagtttgcctgagtaaaaacCCTGCAGTTCCTCCTTTGCAGTACATGGCACGAGGACTCTTAAGCAGGCAAATGTGAATGGATCTGTCCAGGTGTAGCCACCCTGCACACTTACCCTGGGGTGGGTGTGAGGAGAGGGCAACTTTGAGAGTCTCCTAAATCAGTCTTTGGCCCTGTTTGCCCTAGCAGCCAAGTCTGTGTCTGAGGGATCTCTTGCCAGCAGCGttctagcatgggcagggatttGATCTGGCTGAGAACTGTGCTAGTTAAAAAGGGTGAACTTTCTTCCCACTCCCCTACATCCACCTGCCAGCCTACagcatatttaaatatataactcTTAGTGCTGGCTTGAGatggtcagattagatgatcttaATGGGCCCTTCTGGTTTTGAAATCAGTTTAGTCATATGCAGCCACAATGTCAGTGTTCCCTCGCTTTGCTTCTCCAGGTCAGGGGTGGGATCATGTCCATGGAGGAAAAGGTAATTCAGTCTCCAAGGCACATCCATTTTTTTTGGCCTGTCTGCTCTGGAGCTGGGTTTTGTTCCATGGATGCCTGCCTGACATccctgagcacccagcagctgttGAAAACTCTGCTGACTTGGGCTGGGTTTGAACCAGCAACACAGAGCTGGATAGTGCTGGCCCTGGTCGGCAGTGCCCCGAGCTATCCAGTTCATCCTGAAGCATGACTTTGCATTACTGTTCTCGGACAGAAAGAAATCTTGGGCATACTTGGTGAGAGAAACCACGCGATAACTGCTCCCAGGACAGTTGTATTTCATGAGCATGGCTCTGAATAATCTGTTAGTTCTGGCTGGGGGAAGCTTCCCAGGGCCTGCAAAACAGCAGACCTCTTTTGCTGTTAACCATTTTTTgtacctttttagtgaaaacaaaTTTGCCCCCCAAGTTAGCAAAATGGTGTCCCCTAAGCATTCAGCCATATTTTGCTGTAGTATCACTTGCATTTGCTAGTTAGCACTAGTCATGTAACTTAAGTAATGCAAAGTTGTTAAGGACGTTCTTGCAAAACCAGGTTTATGGAGGCTGCGTGGTTTGTTGGATTGAACagaggcctgggagtcaggacctgTTCAATTTCATCTAGTCTCTGATGCCTTTTCTAATGCTCTGATCTCTCCAGGATCACCACACCCAGCACCACTGTAGTCAAGCTCCTGGCCGGACTCAACGGCACGAGTCACTTAGCCCAAGCTGGTACCCAGCAACTGAGGTGCCCCAAATCAGTGGCAGTTTCTAAACGTTTTTGGTCTTaaactccctctgaagcatctggcaccggcactgcagggagacaggatactgaggtagatggaccattggtctgactcagtctggCTGTTCAGATGTGGGCATCACTCCTCCCACTCCAGCCACCTGGTCCCTGCTTCTGAAGAGGCTGTAGCTTCTGATCCAGGATGTGCATTTTGCCAGGGCGGGTTATCGTTAGGATGAGCAATTCACCTTGCTCTGTGGCTTGGAGATCTTTGAATGACTTCCCCATTACTGCTTCTCCTGCTGCCTCCTTTCTAGGGACTTCCTAAATAAATCCGTGGTGAGCCCCACAGGAATCAATGGTAGGATCTTGGGCTCCTCTTAGAACAGCTTGTTACAGGACTAGCTTCTGCCAGAGAATGCATTTCTGATGTCCTCCAAGTGCCTTATCCCATCTCCTCGAAAGACCTCCTGCTGTGACTGATTTCAggaggccacacacacacacttatccTGGATGCTGCTGTGGGTATGGAGAGCCATCAGCAGGAGGAGTGAGAGCCTGGAGAAACTAGACAGGTCAGAGTTTGAAAAGGGGGAAGGTTTCAGTCTTGTAATGAACTGGGTGCAGTGTGTGGGAGAGTCTTCTAAGGGGCAGGGTCTGGGCTTTCGAAGCAGGAAGATCTGGATTCTGTCCTCAGTGCTACTGAGAAGTGCAGGCTGGACATAGTGTCCAGCACAGTGACAGCCAGGATGTGCTCATTGGAGGGCATCCCACTGAGCCCAGAGACACACGGAAATTGCCCCTTGCTGCAATGTGTAGGTACAGCCAGGATTTGTTAAAGTGGCACCTGGCTTGATCTTGGCTTGGAACAAGGGCGGGGCAAAAATGTCCTGAAATTCCatgctgtgggcagggcagcaggAACAAATACCTTCTAATGCCTCCAGTGGACAAAGGGCTGGGGTAGATCCCTGTGGCAGCCCTGAAACGAAAGGAGCCTAGGAACTGGTAGTTCAGACAGGGATCTATTCTGCTCATTATCCTGGCTCCAGCGGTGGCcagggccagcaccagctgcttcataGGAAGCTGCAATAATCCCAGCAGTGGGTGGTGATAAGAAGAAGTTTCCCTATAGGGAAACTTCTTCTTAATCCCTGGCAGTTACCGATTGTCTTATGCCCCACGACAGGAAGGTTTATAACTCTAATGGTTTTGTTTTCTAGCTAGTGCCAGTGTGGATTCCTCAGCCATTATCACAGTCTGCCTAatccctttttttgttttttttctgggtgtttttgtgtgtgtttgtcccttGAAATGCTTGGCCTCTGACATCTTATGtccaggagttccacaggttaccTGCATGTTAAAGGTGTATTTCCATTTACCCAGTGAGAGAGTCATGCTGTTTGTGTTGGCTTTTCTCTGGCAGTGAAGTGGGATGCTGAGACAAAGCTCAGGTTTAAGCTGGCTTTTCAAGAGGACGTGGGGCGGTCACTTGGAGAGCTCCAGTCTGCCTTGCTGGTGTTTTATTCTGGAAGCAGGGAAAGGAAGGGCAGCAAAGCAAGAGAGAAGTTCCTGGCAGCAGGAGAAGGGCTGCACCAGAAGCAGGTAAGCAGCTGCCCATGGCTGGCTTTCTTTATCTGTGTCCAACTGCTATGCGCAGAGCAGTGGCAGGGCTTGCTCCCCCCCCACCAATATGCCTCGTCCTAGATCAGTAACAGGGCTCAGTCTCCACGACCCAGTCAATCCGTGGCCCTCTCTGCTGCTCGCAAGTAGCATCTGCCATGATGGGGTTTTTTGCAGCATAGATCCCCACACTAGAAGCTGGATTGGGACCTGGCACAGGCAACCAACCAAGTAAGCATGTTGCTTTAGGTTGCATAGGTCACCTTGAAccataacttttattttattttgtgccaTGATTCTGGTGCCCACCCCTCCACCATCCCCTCCATGGATTCTCTTGGAGTCCCTGATGTAGTAGGTAGAGACTTGATGTGCCTCGGTGTTCCTGTAGGTGGCGCTCTTATCCCGTCCGCTAAACCGAGTGCTGTGGGAAAGAGAAGGGAACAGGGATCTCTGTGTGCAGCCAGAACTTCCCATGCTCCCTGGTGAGGAAGGCAGAGAGCTCTCAGCTTCCAGGGCGGGGGCGTTGCTTGCTATCAAGTCATCACCCACTCACTGGCCAGCACTGCCATGCTCCAGCATCAGCGAACCAGGCTGTGTCCAGCAAGGAGAGGCAGGGGTTACTCCTGGCTGCGGCACCCCATGTAACCAGGCAGCCGGGGCAGATGCACCACCGCTGCTGCTCTGTCTCCACATGAATCCGCTGATAAAATGCCTCCAGTGGCCTGAGCTGCGAGTGGCTCTGCTCTGAAGGGCGACTGTAGAAACGGCCCCGTAGGGCTCTGTATTGGCTGTTGGGGATTCCAGCTCGAATGTGCTCACTTCTCATGGGGCATGCGGTGTCCTTGAACTCGTAACCACAGCTCTGGCTGGGTCATCAGCAAGGAATAACACTGGCGCCTCTATATCTAATTGCATGAGCTAAAGGACCAGTTTTGTTGGCTGAAGCAAACTCATAACTGTCTGTACGTGTTATCCCCACTGAAGGGGGACACAAAGCCACACGGGTTGCTGGCATTACACCTGCGGACTCTAGCTGGGCTCGAGTACCAGAGCACCAGGCTCTGGTGCTAAAAGCAGTcctgtagacgttcaggctctgaagcctggcaGGGGCGGTGAGGgggcttcagagcccgagctctggCCTGAGTCGCAATGTCTACAGAGCTGTCTTTAGTGCTGGACTCGGAGTGTGAGCCCCGCATGCTGGAGGCTGTAGAACTGGACTCAGACTCGGGGCCGCGGGCTGCCATTTGCCGTGTAGGTGTATCCTGCGAATGACTCTTTCCCCGTCTCACCTGGCCCGTCACCTGTGGTAAGAGTCTgcgggccagattctgcccttggTGACAACGGGGTTGAACAGGAGAAATGAAAGGCTAACCTTGGCCATCCAAGGGGAATCTAGTACAGTTCCCTGGAGGATGCACATGAAGGACTAGACTCCAGTGCCCtctcctggagctgggctggCCTGGCAGCACTAATGGGAACAGACTCTGGTGTCTTCTACAGCTGGGCCGATTGGGCTCTGATATACACACGGGGCAGAGCTATTGAATAAGGATGAGGCGTTTTaatggtcacttttcagagcagaagtgCCCACGAAGGGCCGGATTGCCAAGAGCTCAGCCGCCATATGGGCACTAGAAAAATCTGGCCGCTTATTTAAGTGCTTTCCATCAAGCAGTTCTGCAGCAGAAGGGTGTGATGGGGCGCAGTGCCCCCTACAGGCACACCTTTGCCATCTCACTTTTTTGCAGGAACCATCCCAGTGAATATTAAACCCCCTAACCTTGGTGCCTTCTCTCTCAGCATGGCCACTCCCTGAACATCTGAGAGCCAGGATTTGTTTTTATCGCTGACGCAAACCAGGCTGTCACAGCTGATCCCACTACAGGAGATTGAGCCTTGTGCATCTGCTGGATTTCAGCTCCCAGCGGGAGTGCGCAGCCAGCTGGGTAGAGCTGCTCTGCACATGTGATCTGAGCCTGTTTGAGGCTGAAccactgaaaggaaaaaaatacagagaCAGCTAATGGCGTTCTGCTGATGTCCAGCCAAATCTTGTAGGGTTTTGCCCTGTGTTGGGGAAGGAGTGAATACAGGAGCCCTGTCGGAGGCAGTGGCAAAGCTCCTGTTGCCTTCAGGGGGGCAGTAAGGGACCTGTGCTGGAGCAGGCCCGTGAGAGCGCTCCCTCGGGACACACTGGAGAGCTGGTCAGGCTCCTCTTGCGTAGAGCTGCCCACGGCTGGAACAGGCAGCTGCTCACCTTCAGGGGTCTGCCACCCAGTTGGCTGCACAGGGAGAATCCCACGCAGCTTAGAAGCTCCCTCGTTTGTTTAAATCTGAACTTATGACCAAGCCCCAGGCTAGGTGGGCTCCACGTCAGCGTTGCCAGAATGGCGGTCTGGGGGCAGCCCCCTGAAGGAGCAGGGGGAAAGATTCTGTGGCTGCTGCGGCCACTGCTACAAACTCTGAGTCTTTTCCTTTCCAGCATCTTCCAGTGCTGAAGAGATGGAGCcccaccccctccgcccccattcCCTTTTCTGATCTGTTCCCCAGGGGCatggccctgcctgccccctctgatccctgcagccctgggagcAGCTCAGCAGATGTGCTGATAAGCCCGAAACAGCCAGGAACAGATTGTAACGCTGCCGTCAGCATGTAGATCCCAGAAGGAAATGGACAGAGCTGCCTTTGTAGCCAGCAAGGCCTCTGGTTTGCAGGCAGGGGGAGATCCAGACCAGACGCTGTCATTCCCCTCCAGCTCTCGAACACTCAGTTACCGCCAATTTATATTCCTTTCACGCTCGGCTGCCTGGGCCTCTGCAAGCCCGTCCCCTGGGTACCGTCTGGGCCTGCTGAGCTCTTGTCCCAGGTATGGGGTGAGCCAGGCAGGGATGGGTTCGTGTGCAAAGGGTCGCCCCCATCGATCACCCCTTCCGCTCTCCTCCGCCTCACCCGGGGCTCCGCTCTCTCTGCAGGCTCTCTGCCTCTCCAGGGATACCCGGTACCTGCTGCTCGGGGCCTCGATGATGTCTGCCATCCGTTCACACAGGCAGCTCAGCTTCGACGTTTCCTTGGCAATCCGGCGTCCTGGTGACAGAGGTACTTGAGGGGTGCCCCTAGGCAGCTGAGTTCTCTGATGGCAAAGCTTCCtaagagggctggggggcccGAAGCCCATTGGGGTCTCAAGCGTCAGTGGGGGGGAGGCATGATGGCAGAgagagctcccactgactgcccGCTGTATGCAAACTGAGGGGTTATCCGCGTAGGCAGCACAGCCTAGGGGTTAATGCGGGGGAGTGGCagcccagactcctgggttctatccggGGCTCTGGGTGACCTTTGGAAAGCCCCATCATTTTCACCCCCAGGTGTACTGTGTGGACAACTCTGGGCTCCACCccaggggctgggtgggtgtcTGGGGAGGGCACCAAGCCCCTTAGTGGGAAGGCGCGTGCTGCTGattccctcttctccttcctctctgctccctgccaggctccctcctgcccccactggaGGCCCAGCAACTGCTCTTCGGTGCAGACGAGAAGTGTTTCACCAGGATGACCCCAGCCTTGCTCTTGCTGGTGAAGCCGCGATGCGAGGAAGACGCCCCGTCCCCCTCTTCCTTCCTCTCCGTGGGCGGTGTGCTGGAGACGGTCCCTTACCCGCAGCCCAGGTGTGCAGGCTTTTGGGATGGAAACGGGGGCAGGAGACTGGGGGTCTCCCCAGCTGAGtgatgggtgggaggggagcgtCTGCCACTCAGCTGGGGAGACCCCCAGTCACCTGCCGTCAGCTCCGAGCAGCTCCGCCTGCCCGAACACCCCGGCTTTGCCCATGGGTTAGAACTAGGTCAGAGTGTCTGACGTCGGAGCTGTGCCGGTGCTGGGCATGGGGGGGACCCGATGGACCTGGGGCACAAGAGGCGGAGTCCCAGGAGACAGGTTCTTTCTAGGCTGTTCTCCACGTCCAGGGCTCTGCAATGGGTTGGCTTCTTTGGGGGCAGCCCAGTCACATGCCGAGGGCATTTCTGAAgatttggggggggcaggggctgatgGCTTGGGGAAAGGGCTGCCCCCAGCTCTGAGGGAAGCATGTTCCCCTTTGAGGGCCATGTGAAACGAGTTGGGTGGTTCTCAGTCTTGTTCTTGGGAGACCTGCCCTCCAGCCTGTCGCTGTTCCAGCACAGAATCCCAAGGGACAGTGAGCCCCGCGGGACggtgggaggggggcatgggTGGGAGGCTCATGCAGCTGCACCTGCTCTGTGGCTAGTGCTCTGTGCCGGTGGCTACCAGCTGGGCACCATTTGCCAGCACTGAGCTCCCTGTGGGGCACGAAGAAAGTcactcaggctccagccccacagcattCCTGGGTTGGGAGACCTCTCCAGTGCAGAGCCCGGCAGGGGGCGTGGACGTGCTTGGAGACTGGGTCAGGCAGAATGGGCTCTGCAGTGCCTGTGTTAGGGGCTGAGCCCTGACAATGGCATacagcaggagtggggcagggagtgcCAGGCCCTGCGGTCGGTGCCTTgcccagtgggggaggggaagcccctGTGCCCATTATGGGGAGGACGGGGGGCTGGGCCCTATGGGGGAGAGGGAACCCCCAGGCCTGTGGCTGGGCCCATCGCATAAAGGACCCTTTGTGATCCGGTCTGTGCCTCCCTGGCAGCTCGCCCACTGGCAGCAAGGCCGAGGAGCCGGCCTCTAatgcagctgctggccaggccgATGCTTCATCGCCAGCGCCCGGCAACCACGACCAGTTCCTGGGCAGCCTGACCAGCTTTGTCAGCAGGGTCCTGAGCCCCTCAGGGGAGCCGCCTGCTGCCTCCGGCCTCCACCACTGGCTGGACTTCAAGACGATGGAGACGCTTCCTCACCAGCTGCTCAACCTGTCGGAGCAGGCAGCCCTGGAGCGGCTGGTGCAGTCGGACGAGCCCCTGGTGCTCCTGTTCCCCCAGAACAGCCAGGCCCTGCTGGAGCAGCAGTTCGGGCACTGGCAGTTGGAGGGCagactgctgcagctgctgctggagaagtTCCAGGCTGTCATCCAGGAGCTGAGGGAGATCCCAGCCTTTCAAGCCAACACTGACCTCTTCCAGCATCTCCTGGCCTTCTGCTATTACCCCCTGGGGTCGGGCAGCAGCGACCCCAGGGAGCTGCCCCGTGGCCACCGGAAGCTGCACACACTGCTGCTGCTCAAAGCCCTGCAGACCGTTCGCGCCCActggcaggagaagaggaaggtgtcCCGGCAGAACCGCAGCGCTGGGCCCCAGGCCTGCTGCCGGCTGCAGGAGCTGACGGTCGACCTCCACTACGAGAAGTTCATCATCGTCCCCAAGAGATACATTGCCAACAACTGCGAGGGCCCCTGCCGGTTCCCGCTCTCCACCCGCATCCCCGACTACTCCTCCCACACGGTGCTGCTGATGGGCATGCAGGAACGGGGCGCGCCCCTCCGACGCAGCCCCTGCTGCGTGCCGGTCAAATACTCCGACAAGGAGATCATCAGAATCACCACGGAGGGCATTCAGGTCACGATGTTCCCCAACATGGTGGCAGAGGAGTGTGGCTGTCGGTAGAGACGCCCGGCCTGTCCCGTCTCTCCCTGGCGTCCTTTGGCCTTCGGAGCTTGGAGGGAGGCgactgagctgaggctggggcctgggctgtTGGTTTCACAGCTGCCTTTCCCCAGCAATACTGGATTGTTGTTTCCCTCTGGCCCTGGTAGGTTTATGGGCCCATCACGCTCCAGGAAGCTGAGGGCAGCCCCAGGCGTGTCTGCCCCCCTGGGCCCACAATGGCAGCAGAGCACAGGGGCGGCGCAAGTGACGTGTTCCTGGAGCTCAGAGGGCAGCAATAGGCCAAATCTGaccgccccccatcccccctccagctttgttAGAGGTGGAATGTGGAGCGGCCATGGTGGGCAGCAGcaccccggcccctccctgccTGATGCTTGTATGTGCAGTTATTTGTCAATATCTTATGGTTTCATTTCCCACATTTAGTGCTGAGGGCAGGGGACGTCCTGGGGGAAAATCTgtaactgggggagggggagtctgtCTGCATACAGGAGATTGATGCAAACATGCCTGTGCCACTGATGGAGGCCATGGGCTAGGTCGGGTGCTGGGCTTTGTACACAGGCCACTTCATCATGGAAGCAGAGATTCAAATCCTGTGCTGAGAGGCAGGGCTGGCATAGCGGGGGCCCAGGGAAGGCTGGGAGATCGGCCTGGTGGAGCACGGGGTGCCGCAGAGCAGGTGTGTGGTGCATTGGGAAGGCAGGGCTGGGATCAGGCGGGGGTGCGGCAGGCCAGCCATGAGGGGCATGGCATTGCTATGGGTGAAGCTTGCCTAGTCTCTCAATTCAACTCCAAATCCGCCCCAACATTTGTGCCGCTGAAGACAGGAAGACGGGGTGGGGAAGGGTAGGGGgttgcagtctgccccaggggtCTAGCAGGGTGCTGTAGGGGCAGCTAACTCAGCCCCACATGGAGGGAGTGTGCTGTGGCTCttgagagcagtggttctcagcccgcaggccgcttgcagcccaatcggcacacagctgcagcccatgcgACATCCTCAGGGCCGTACAGGGAGCGTATATATTTTGTGGATACAGCCCctataacacacacacagctgcacatGCAGCCCCCAAGGGTAAATAGGTTGAGGACCGGT from Lepidochelys kempii isolate rLepKem1 chromosome 25, rLepKem1.hap2, whole genome shotgun sequence includes the following:
- the AMH gene encoding muellerian-inhibiting factor produces the protein MRPVLGAALLCLLLLLPSAALPREGGVGGGLSPVEDLEITFSKELGLGEEQREKEDEHVYEGAEPNLMALTSKATAATHLLKSDKPGDDAKGAKCRQLIPEEAVFPVLGSDSSLPPWPMGGLEGPVCMVKMGRRHGLGQSHLEVVGVLTSYESDFLKVVRRSSWDQGQLETFGICPAEETHSALLSLKHISAHLADPGENRFLVLHLEEVKWDAETKLRFKLAFQEDVGRSLGELQSALLVFYSGSRERKGSKAREKFLAAGEGLHQKQALCLSRDTRYLLLGASMMSAIRSHRQLSFDVSLAIRRPGDRGSLLPPLEAQQLLFGADEKCFTRMTPALLLLVKPRCEEDAPSPSSFLSVGGVLETVPYPQPSSPTGSKAEEPASNAAAGQADASSPAPGNHDQFLGSLTSFVSRVLSPSGEPPAASGLHHWLDFKTMETLPHQLLNLSEQAALERLVQSDEPLVLLFPQNSQALLEQQFGHWQLEGRLLQLLLEKFQAVIQELREIPAFQANTDLFQHLLAFCYYPLGSGSSDPRELPRGHRKLHTLLLLKALQTVRAHWQEKRKVSRQNRSAGPQACCRLQELTVDLHYEKFIIVPKRYIANNCEGPCRFPLSTRIPDYSSHTVLLMGMQERGAPLRRSPCCVPVKYSDKEIIRITTEGIQVTMFPNMVAEECGCR